AATAGCGCGGCGGACATCGCGCACAAGCCCATGATGAGCACTGCTCAGATCCTGCTGATGAACGTCGGATTCTTCGGCATCCAGTACTCCTTCGGCATGCAGCAGAACATCATGTCGCCCATTTACCAGTTCCTCGGCGCTCAGCCCGACGAGCTGCCCATCCTCAACCTGGCCGGACCCGTCACCGGTCTGCTCATCCAGCCGCTCATCGGGGCGCTCTCGGACCGGACCTGGAGCGAGAAGTGGGGACGCCGTAAGCCCTTCTTCCTGATCGGGGCCGTCGGCTGCTCCATCTTCCTGTTCCTCATGCCCTTCGTCACCGCCGTGTGGATGGCGGTGCTGTGCCTGTGGCTGCTGGACGCCTCGAACAACACGGCCATGGAGCCCTACCGGGCCTTCATCGGCGACCGCGTGCCCGACAAGCAGCTCGCCAAGGGCTTCCTCGCCCAGTCCCTGTTCATCGGCGCCGGCTCGGCCCTGGCTGGCGGCACCCTCGCCGTCCTGGAGAAGATCCTGAAGGGCGCCACCGCCGCGGGCATCCCCTACTGGGTGTTCGGGGCCTTCATGGTGGGCTCGGTGTGCTCCATCGGCTCCGTGCTCATCTCGGTGCTCTCCACCAAGGAGCTGCCGCCCACGCCGGAGGGCTTGGTCGAGCTCGAGCGCAAGAAGCGGGAGGAGGGCCCCTTCGGCTTCCTCAAGGACATCGGCGTCGCCATCGTCGAGATGCCCCGCGGCCTGAAGAAGATGGCCCTGGTCTACCTCTTCCAGTGGTACGCCATGAACGTCTTCTGGCAGTACCTGGGCCTCATGTGCGCCGTCACCTACTTCGGCGTGAACCTGTCCGACCCGGGGTACGCCAAGACCGAGGCCTTCAACGACGCCTCCGGCTTCGCCACCGGGCTCATGGTCGCCTACTACGTCTCCTGCACGGTCGTCGCCCTCTTCCTGGCGCGACTGTCCAACCGCATCGGCCCCAAGCACGTCCACACCGCGGCGCTGTTCCTCGCCGCCGTCTGCCTGGTCCTGCTCACCCGCATCGGCGGCCCCGACAACACGACGGTCCTCTACCTGCCGATGATCGGCATTGGTGTGGCCTGGGCCTCAATCGTGGGCATACCCTACGTTATGGCCACCGAGATGATCCGCAAGGAGCGCCGAGGCGTCTACATGGGCGTCATCAACATGATGATCGTCGTCCCCCAGCTCCTTCAGACCCTCACCTTCGGTCCCATTTACAAGCACCTGCTCGG
This region of Actinomyces oris genomic DNA includes:
- a CDS encoding MFS transporter codes for the protein MAQTSQNSAADIAHKPMMSTAQILLMNVGFFGIQYSFGMQQNIMSPIYQFLGAQPDELPILNLAGPVTGLLIQPLIGALSDRTWSEKWGRRKPFFLIGAVGCSIFLFLMPFVTAVWMAVLCLWLLDASNNTAMEPYRAFIGDRVPDKQLAKGFLAQSLFIGAGSALAGGTLAVLEKILKGATAAGIPYWVFGAFMVGSVCSIGSVLISVLSTKELPPTPEGLVELERKKREEGPFGFLKDIGVAIVEMPRGLKKMALVYLFQWYAMNVFWQYLGLMCAVTYFGVNLSDPGYAKTEAFNDASGFATGLMVAYYVSCTVVALFLARLSNRIGPKHVHTAALFLAAVCLVLLTRIGGPDNTTVLYLPMIGIGVAWASIVGIPYVMATEMIRKERRGVYMGVINMMIVVPQLLQTLTFGPIYKHLLGNHPVNAMLFVAVFLVIAGLLIEWIDTDKDADPRVRAAAIAATKTAVA